The sequence TTCTGGCTTGGCGAGATATCCTCGTTCGCTATAAGCAAACGGTCATTGGCGTCGCTTGGGCTTTAATTCGTCCCTTTCTGACAATGGTCGTGTTTAGCGTCGTTTTTGGCAAGTTAGCCAACCTGCCAAACGAAGGGGCCCCTTACCCAATTTTAGTCTTTGCGGCACTTTTACCTTGGCAGTTATTCGCAACTGCGCTATCTTCATGTAGTGAAAGCTTGCTGGGTAATGCGAACTTGATCTCCAAGGTCTACTTTCCCCGGCTGATTGTCCCTACTTCGGCGGTGATTGTCAGTTTTGTGGATTTTATGATTTCCGGAATCATTCTTTTAGGGCTGATGGCGTGGTATAACTTTATTCCAGATTGGCGAATTCTCACGCTCCCTCTGTTTATTGCGATCGCCTTTGCCGCAGCACTAGGAGGTGGCTTGTGGTTTGCAGCATTAAACGTCAAATACCGCGATTTCCGCTATATCGTCCCCTTTATTGTCCAATTTGGCTTATACATTTCACCCGTCGG comes from Desertifilum tharense IPPAS B-1220 and encodes:
- a CDS encoding ABC transporter permease, translated to MNDSAPAELIIEAGRTEKQYWKDLWRYRELFYFLAWRDILVRYKQTVIGVAWALIRPFLTMVVFSVVFGKLANLPNEGAPYPILVFAALLPWQLFATALSSCSESLLGNANLISKVYFPRLIVPTSAVIVSFVDFMISGIILLGLMAWYNFIPDWRILTLPLFIAIAFAAALGGGLWFAALNVKYRDFRYIVPFIVQFGLYISPVGFSSTIVPERWRFLYSFNPMVGVIDGFRWAILGDQFSLYVPGFLVSLFFVAILCASGVWYFRRTERTFADMI